The Hordeum vulgare subsp. vulgare unplaced genomic scaffold, MorexV3_pseudomolecules_assembly, whole genome shotgun sequence genome includes a window with the following:
- the LOC123421065 gene encoding NAD(P)H-quinone oxidoreductase subunit 1, chloroplastic has product MIIDRVEVETINSFSKSELLKEVYGLISILPILTLLLGITIEVLVIVWLEREISASIQQRIGPEYAGPLGLLQAIADGTKLLFKEDILPSRGDISLFSIGPSIAVISVLLSFLVIPLGYHFVLADLSIGVFLWIAISSIAPIGLLMAGYSSNNKYSFSGGLRAAAQSISYEIPLTFCVLAISLRVIR; this is encoded by the coding sequence ATGATAATAGATAGGGTAGAGGTAGAAACTATCAATTCTTTTTCGAAATCGGAATTATTAAAAGAAGTCTATGGACTGATATCGATTCTACCCATTTTGACCCTCCTTTTAGGAATTACAATAGAGGTACTCGTAATTGTGTGGTTAGAAAGAGAAATATCTGCGTCGATACAACAACGTATTGGTCCTGAATATGCTGGCCCCCTGGGCCTGCTTCAAGCTATAGCAGATGGGACTAAACTACTTTTTAAAGAAGATATTCTGCCATCGCGAGGAGATATTTCTTTATTTAGCATTGGACCTTCTATAGCAGTCATATCAGTTTTATTAAGTTTTTTAGTTATCCCTTTGGGATATCATTTTGTTTTAGCCGATCTTAGTATTGGTGTTTTTTTATGGATTGCCATTTCAAGTATAGCTCCTATTGGTCTTCTTATGGCAGGATATAGCTCAAATAATAAATATTCTTTTTCAGGCGGTCTACGAGCTGCTGCTCAATCCATTAGTTATGAAATACCATTAACTTTTTGTGTGCTAGCAATATCTCTACGTGTGATTCGTTAA